The Carassius auratus strain Wakin chromosome 27, ASM336829v1, whole genome shotgun sequence genome includes a region encoding these proteins:
- the LOC113045046 gene encoding protein tilB homolog: MVRISEDLIRRRAEHNNGEIFSLEEVSLHQQDIERIEHIDKWCRDLKILYLQNNLIPKIENVGRLKKLEYLNLALNNIEVIENLEGCESLQKLDLTVNFVGKLSSVESLKQNLHLRELYLVGNPCTEFHGYRQYVLACLPQIQWLDGKEIGRGERIQALQELDAVRRRVLEQEVDYIEKREEQKRSGLKETTEKQEDPQINQLLSENQNGSHQNPESSSKAHTDSEDKEKEFWEKPCPFTPESRLEAHRHLEDKRRSKEKEREKPKNKTLRTLITADGRVMNVNEPKFDFSLTEDENNCMLLDLHVYRHMDTSLLDVDVQPTYVRVTVKRKVFQLVLPAEVKPDSSTAQRSQTTGHLLLILPLAHGEIKLKKPTARPASVTSNQNTKKETRPVPGRELLEVDPGLAGRLANIVPKGKESSHKPLQLSQPHQRCGIEERPVSKDFVDHPEVPPLM; encoded by the exons ATGGTCCGCA TCAGTGAGGATCTGATCCGCCGCAGAGCAGAACACAATAATGGGGAGATCTTCTCCCTGGAGGAGGTTTCCCTCCATCAGCAGGACATCGAGAGGATCGAGCATATCGACAAGTGGTGCAGAGACCTCAAAATCCTCTACTTACAGAACAATCTCATCCCTAAGATAG AAAATGTGGGCAGACTAAAGAAGCTGGAGTATCTAAATCTGGCACTGAACAACATAGAAGTCATCGAGAATTTAGAAG GCTGTGAGAGCTTACAGAAACTAGACTTGACAGTGAATTTTGTGGGTAAGCTGAGCAGTGTAGAGTCTCTGAAGCAGAACCTTCATCTCAGAGAGCTCTACCTGGTGGGAAACCCCTGTACTGAATTTCATGGATACAGACAGTATGTGCTTGCATGTCTGCCTCAAATACAG TGGTTGGATGGGAAAGAAATTGGGCGAGGAGAGCGTATTCAGGCCCTGCAGGAACTGGATGCAGTGAGGAGACGTGTTTTAGAACAGGAGGTGGATTATATAGAGAAAAGAGAGGAACAGAAAAGGAGTGGTTTGAAGGAGACAACAGAAAAGCAGGAGGATCCTCAAATAAATCA ATTGCTCTCTGAGAACCAGAATGGGTCCCATCAGAATCCAGAATCAAGCTCCAAGGCTCACACAGATTCTGAAGATAAAGAGAAGGAATTTTGGGAAAAGCCATGCCCATTCACTCCAGAATCCCGACTAGAGGCCCATCGCCATCTGGAGGACAAGAGGAGgtccaaagagaaagagag AGAGAAGCCTAAAAACAAAACCCTCAGAACTCTGATCACTGCAGATGGACGAGTGATGAACGTCAACGAGCCCAA GTTTGACTTCAGTCTCACTGAGGATGAGAACAACTGCATGCTTTTGGATTTACATGTTTACAG GCATATGGACACCTCACTGCTGGATGTGGATGTTCAGCCAACATATGTGAGAGTGACCGTCAAAAGAAAG gtaTTCCAGCTGGTTTTGCCTGCAGAAGTGAAACCCGACAGCAGCACAGCACAGAGATCCCAAACCACCGGCCACCTGCTCCTCATCTTGCCTCTG GCACATGGAGAGATTAAACTAAAGAAACCCACTGCCAGGCCGGCCAGTGTTACCAGTAACCAGAATACCAAGAAAGAGACCAG GCCAGTGCCAGGGCGTGAATTATTGGAGGTGGATCCGGGTCTGGCTGGGCGTCTGGCCAACATTGTTCCCAAAGGAAAGGAGTCTTCCCACAAGCCCCTGCAGCTCTCGCAGCCTCACCAGCGCTGTGGCATTGAGGAGAGGCCTGTGTCAAAGGACTTTGTGGACCATCCAGAAGTGCCTCCACTTATGTGA